Proteins found in one Hevea brasiliensis isolate MT/VB/25A 57/8 chromosome 18, ASM3005281v1, whole genome shotgun sequence genomic segment:
- the LOC110641907 gene encoding sirohydrochlorin ferrochelatase, chloroplastic yields the protein MSFVQINGANFRVHFQAVSPKMLLKALLLPSQNTLTSCPVGETGANSIWAPPKFSTSRGGLCKTKHSSKSLCLRTGNGAITKKAHGIGEEDGVIIVDHGSRRKESNLMLNEFVAMFREKTGYPIVEPAHMELAEPSIRDAFGLCVHQGANRVIVSPFFLFPGRHWHQDIPSLTAEAAKEHPGVSYIITAPLGLHELLVDVVNDRIKHCLNQVAGDADECAACAGTGKCKLY from the exons ATGTCCTTTGTGCAGATAAACGGCGCTAATTTCAGAGTTCACTTTCAGGCGGTGTCTCCAAAAATGTTGTTGAAGGCTCTCCTTCTACCCTCTCAAAATACCCTTACAAG TTGTCCAGTGGGCGAAACTGGAGCAAATTCTATATGGGCACCACCCAAATTCTCAACATCGCGTGGAGGTCTCTGCAAAACCAAGCATTCATCCAAAAGTTTGTGCTTGAGAACGGGAAATGGCGCAATTACAAAGAAAGCACATGGGATTGGAGAGGAAGATGGCGTGATCATTGTCGACCACGGTTCGCGTCGTAAGGAATCAAATCTCATGCTAA ACGAGTTTGTTGCCATGTTTAGAGAGAAAACTGGGTACCCAATTGTAGAGCCTGCTCATATG GAGCTGGCAGAGCCCTCAATAAGAGATGCATTTGGTTTATGTGTTCATCAAGGGGCAAACCGGGTGATTGTAAGTCCATTCTTTCTCTTTCCTGGACGTCATTGGCACCAG GATATTCCTTCCTTAACTGCTGAAGCTGCTAAGGAGCACCCTGGTGTGTCTTATATCATAACTGCACCTCTTGGCCTGCATGAGCTACTCGTG GATGTTGTGAATGATAGGATCAAACACTGCTTAAACCAAGTAGCGGGAGATGCAGATGAATGTGCAGCATGTGCTGGAACAGGCAAATGCAAGCTCTATTAG
- the LOC110641904 gene encoding chaperone protein dnaJ C76, chloroplastic-like isoform X2 gives MSLSTAPAYPFSVTKASHIHGCFNPNTRWRQRCPVIRCRTTRAGSVRTDKNYYELLGVSVDSDAREIKEAYRKLQKKYHPDIAGQKGHEYTLLLNEAYKILMREDLRKEYDVSIGQLRMRSGRNNNVMGFSSWKGPFRPQALFVDENACIGCRECVHHASNTFVMDEALGCARVKVQFGDNDQNIQVSVDSCPVNCIHWVDKEELAVLEFLIQPKLKEGYGVFGQGWERPSNVFAAAKSFNKQLKRQTRNFRSNVQATVEEETPAQAEARVTATMKIKMEKFSTIWNLVKKFGSEMWNRM, from the exons ATGTCACTCTCCACGGCTCCAGCTTATCCATTTTCTGTGACCAAAGCTTCCCATATTCATGGTTGCTTCAATCCAAACACCAG ATGGAGGCAGAGATGCCCTGTGATAAGATGCCGTACCACAAGGGCAGGAAGTGTAAGAACAGACAAGAATTACTATGAGTTGCTGGGAGTTTCTGTTGATTCAGATGCCAGAGAAATCAAAGAGGCTTATAGGAAGTTGCAGAAGAAGTATCACCCTGATATTGCTGGCCAAAAG GGCCATGAGTATACTCTATTGCTGAATGAGGCTTATAAGATCCTTATGCGAGAGGATCTCAGGAAGGAGTATGATGTTTCCATCGGTCAATTGAGAATGCGGTCTGGAAGAAACAACAATGTCATGGGTTTCAGCTCCTGGAAAGGGCCATTCAGACCCCAAGCATTATTTGTCGATGAGAATGCTTGCATAG GTTGCAGAGAATGTGTGCATCATGCAAGTAACACGTTTGTGATGGATGAAGCCCTTGGATGCGCACGAGTCAAAGTTCAATTCGGAGACAATGACCAAAATATTCAG GTTTCGGTTGATTCATGCCCTGTGAACTGCATTCATTGGGTTGACAAAGAGGAGTTGGCAGTGCTCGAGTTCTTGATTCAACCTAAACTTAAGGAAGGATATGGTGTATTTGGACAAGGTTGGGAAAGGCCTAGTAATGTTTTTGCAGCAGCAAAGTCATTCAACAAGCAGCTGAAACGACAGACTCGTAATTTCCGAAGTAATG TACAAGCAACTGTTGAAGAAGAGACCCCTGCTCAAGCCGAGGCTCGAGTCACTGCTACCATGAAAATCAAGATGGAGAAATTCTCAACTATTTGGAACTTGGTGAAAAAATTTGGTTCAGAAATGTGGAATAGGATGTGA
- the LOC110641904 gene encoding chaperone protein dnaJ C76, chloroplastic-like isoform X1: MSLSTAPAYPFSVTKASHIHGCFNPNTSVSFMSLILRWRQRCPVIRCRTTRAGSVRTDKNYYELLGVSVDSDAREIKEAYRKLQKKYHPDIAGQKGHEYTLLLNEAYKILMREDLRKEYDVSIGQLRMRSGRNNNVMGFSSWKGPFRPQALFVDENACIGCRECVHHASNTFVMDEALGCARVKVQFGDNDQNIQVSVDSCPVNCIHWVDKEELAVLEFLIQPKLKEGYGVFGQGWERPSNVFAAAKSFNKQLKRQTRNFRSNVQATVEEETPAQAEARVTATMKIKMEKFSTIWNLVKKFGSEMWNRM; the protein is encoded by the exons ATGTCACTCTCCACGGCTCCAGCTTATCCATTTTCTGTGACCAAAGCTTCCCATATTCATGGTTGCTTCAATCCAAACACCAG TGTTAGTTTCATGTCTTTGATTTTGAGATGGAGGCAGAGATGCCCTGTGATAAGATGCCGTACCACAAGGGCAGGAAGTGTAAGAACAGACAAGAATTACTATGAGTTGCTGGGAGTTTCTGTTGATTCAGATGCCAGAGAAATCAAAGAGGCTTATAGGAAGTTGCAGAAGAAGTATCACCCTGATATTGCTGGCCAAAAG GGCCATGAGTATACTCTATTGCTGAATGAGGCTTATAAGATCCTTATGCGAGAGGATCTCAGGAAGGAGTATGATGTTTCCATCGGTCAATTGAGAATGCGGTCTGGAAGAAACAACAATGTCATGGGTTTCAGCTCCTGGAAAGGGCCATTCAGACCCCAAGCATTATTTGTCGATGAGAATGCTTGCATAG GTTGCAGAGAATGTGTGCATCATGCAAGTAACACGTTTGTGATGGATGAAGCCCTTGGATGCGCACGAGTCAAAGTTCAATTCGGAGACAATGACCAAAATATTCAG GTTTCGGTTGATTCATGCCCTGTGAACTGCATTCATTGGGTTGACAAAGAGGAGTTGGCAGTGCTCGAGTTCTTGATTCAACCTAAACTTAAGGAAGGATATGGTGTATTTGGACAAGGTTGGGAAAGGCCTAGTAATGTTTTTGCAGCAGCAAAGTCATTCAACAAGCAGCTGAAACGACAGACTCGTAATTTCCGAAGTAATG TACAAGCAACTGTTGAAGAAGAGACCCCTGCTCAAGCCGAGGCTCGAGTCACTGCTACCATGAAAATCAAGATGGAGAAATTCTCAACTATTTGGAACTTGGTGAAAAAATTTGGTTCAGAAATGTGGAATAGGATGTGA